From the genome of Solanum dulcamara chromosome 12, daSolDulc1.2, whole genome shotgun sequence:
AGATCAGAAACTAGTCAATGgtccaaaatttgaaaatagtTTTGTCCAACATAATGTTCAATCTCTTTCAAATGACCCTTCACCAACAAACAATACAGCATTGACTTCTGAGATTGGTACTGAGGATGACTACAATGAAGACTTTGATTTCTCGGATACGGTTTTGAGCTATATAAATCAGATGCTAATGGAAGAAGATATGGAGGACAAGACACATATGCTTCAGGAGTCGTTGGAACTTCAAGCGAAAGAGAGGTCATTTTATGAGGCCCTTGGCAAGAAGTATCCGCCTTCACCTCAGCAGAACCTGTCCATTACTGACCAGAACGGTGAGATACCGGATGGCTATTACTCAGGAAGTTTGTATAGTTCTACAAGTAATGTCATTGACAGTAGTAGTTACCTAATTGATCCAAGGTTGGTTAGCATTTCCAGTGATCATAATTCCTATTATGAACAAGGCCTTTCCGTTTGTAATGGTACTTACTCTTCGATTAGCTCATCAAATAGCATAAATAATCTTGTATATGGGTTCTTGGACTCTCCTGTAAGTCCTCTTCATATTCctgatatatataatgatagcCACCTGATTTGGAACTTTAGGAAAGGAGTGGAAGAAGCGAGCAAATTCCTCCCTACTAATAATAAGTTGTTGGACAATGTGGTTATCAGTGACTTGCTGCCTCAGGAGAAAAGTGGTTGTGTGGCAGCTCAGGTGGAGAAAAGGGATGAGGTAGGGAGTTCACCTACAGGGCCTAGAGGGAGGAAAAATCCTCATAGAGATGATAgggatttagaagaagaaagaagtagCAAGCAAGCTGCAGTTTATACAGAATCTACAGTTCGTTCGGAGGAGTTTGATGTAATTTTGTTGCATAGCATGGGGGATGGAAGGGAAGCATTGACAGCTTATCGTGAGAGCTTGAAGAATGCTAGAACAAAACCCCCGGTGCAATCAAAAGGATTTACTGTAGGGAAGGGAGGCCGCGGGAAGAAATACTCTGGTAAAAAGGAAGTCATAGATTTAAGGTCTCTTTTAATAAATTGTGCACAGGCTGTTGCTGCTGATGATTGCAGGAGTGCAACTGAGCTGCTGAAACAGATTAGATTCCATTCATCTCCTTTTGGAGATGGCAACCAAAGATTAGCTCATTGCTTTGCAGATGGTCTGGAAGCACGTTTGGCAGGCACTGGTAGCCAGATTTATAAGGCCCTCATCAATAAAAGAACATCAGCAGCTGATTTTTTAAAGGCCTACCATTTGTATCTTGCTTCATGCCCATTCAGAAAGATTTCAGGTTTTACCTCAAACAAGACAATCATTAGAAAAGCAAGGAATGCTACAAGGCTCCATGTCATTGACTTTGGTATCCTCTATGGCTTTCAATGGCCTACGCTTATTCAACGTATTGCAGCAAGAGAAGGTGGGCCACCAAAACTTCGCATTACTGGTATAGAATTTCCTCAACCTGGTTTCAGGCCAGCAGAAAGGATTGAAGAAACAGGACGCCGTTTGAGCGATTATGCCAAGTCCTTTAATGTTCCATTTGAGTACCAAGCAATAGCAAAGAAATGGGAAACCATCAGACTTGAGGATCTAAAGCTTGAAAAGGATGAGTATCTTGTTGTCAATTGTTTGTATAGATTTAGGAACTTGCACGATTTGACCGAATCAGCTGACAGTTCTAGAACTCTCGTTCTCAATCTAATTAGGGAGATCAATCCAGACATTTTCATCCATGGGATTGTCAATGGGGCCTATAGCGCCCCATTCTTTGTCACACGGTTCCGTGAGGTCCTGTTTCATTTTTCAGCACTTTTTGATATGCTGGAAGCTAATGTACCCCGTGAGTTTCCAGAAAGAATGTTAATTGAGAGAGAGATCTTTGGGAGGGAAGCCCTAAATGTGATAGCTTGTGAGGGATGGGAAAGAGTTGAAAGGCCAGAGACATATAAACAGTGGCAAGTTCGTCATCTAAGGGCAAGGTTTACACAAATACCTTTTGAGCAACAGGAGATCATGAATACTGCAGTTGAAAAGGTGAGAGCAAGCTATCACAAAGACTTTGTAATAGATCAAGATAACAAGTGGATGTTGCTGGGTTGGAAAGGGAGAACAATCTACGCCTTATCTTGTTGGACACCTATTTAAGAAACCTGCAAGGCATGCTATTAGCATGCTGTCTTTTGAAAATGAACTTGTACTTCCACATATTTGGAGAATTCAACAATACAGATGTAAGTCTCATAGCCTATTTTTCATCACATGTTTTGTTCTTATTCCACTTCGTCTCTTCACATCTAAAAGTGACAAAATTTTCCACCCGTGCAGGTATGTGGCAAGCTCATTCTAGATATTGTTCACACCAGTGACACAAGGGTCATGTCGTTGCTCAATACTCAATAAATGATCAGACAAAGGGAGGCTTCAGAACATACTCTTGTCAATGATGATAAAGTCAAATGGCTAGAAGATAGTCATTTCCGCAAAGTGTGAAGCACATTTGTTTTTTTCCCATATCAGTGGTATACAAGCTAAGGTTGCACACACTTCGACCAATTCCTTGAATACCTGCTACTACCCAATAACTCTACTCACCAAGACCTAGGTAGATGTGAAGAAACCGcctagagtttttttttttggtctctAGTGAGATTTCTTTCCTGATCTCGAGGCTTTTTCTCGCTTCGGGACTACTTCGCCACATCCTTGGGTGCTTATGTGCAACACGTTTGTTATGAAACATTGCTTTCTTGTTTGTTTCACTTCTTTGTCCATTATTTGGGTTTCCACTATGAAAAGAGAGCAAGTTTTTGGATATCCAAGTTTCTTCTCAAGAATATTTGGTTCGCAATAGGCAATCTGGAATTTAATAATGTTGCGATGTTGCAAGTGGGGTgccttttctatttttcttccCAAAGACCTCAAAAGCATAAAACTTTTATAgatcaacaaaaataatttaggaTATGCAGAACAGAGTGTGTGGATTCCAAATGCGTCTTGTTTCATTCAAATTGAgcaaaaaaagaatattatgcATCTAGGAAATGTGAGGGAgttctttttataaaatactTTCTACTTAATTATCAGAAAATGACAACTTACGtatgcatgattttatattTGACCAACTCAGCATCAAGCTGTGTTTTAATACAAAGGGAATCACTTCAAGAGTGTTTGACCATTAACTCATCTTTTAACTAGAAACTAGACACTGCTAAAATGAAACCTTTGTAGTTTCTTTTTTCAGGCAGTGTGTGTTCTATTCGATTAGCAATTTGGAAATTAGAAAATGGAGGGAACACTATACGGAGAAAATAAATACAGGACTAAGCATTGTATTAAAACTGAATGTCAAGATTCAAGTCTAGTAATAAGCTGCTGCACCTTATTCTCATTCAGCTAAAAACTAATCTTTCTGTCTCACAATATTCGTGTGTGTTTCACTTTAGCATTCTAATGCAATGACCTATTTGAAGATTTTGCTGTCCTTACTTGCTTTTCACCAAAAAGTACTCACACCAAATCTTAGGACAAAACAAGTCGTTCTTAGTCTCAACATCAGCtctcatatttctttttttttattttccaccCGGTGTTTGGTTTCCACATTGGAGACCAACTAAATCCGGAATCGCACTGGGAAGTTCCACATCAAGGGGTAAAACGCTCCATAACAAAGGCGACTCCGTACCCAAAGGACTCGAACCCGAGACCTCTGGTTAAGGATGAAGTACTTACTACTCCACCCACAACCCTTGTTGGTTCAGCTCTCATACTTCACTGCTTTATTTACACCAGAGAAAATTTGTTAACTTCTAAACCT
Proteins encoded in this window:
- the LOC129876736 gene encoding scarecrow-like protein 9, with the translated sequence MDPRFNRFPTTVNGFNLENQSLLSFSDNWKNNEPIIGAIYPDQKLVNGPKFENSFVQHNVQSLSNDPSPTNNTALTSEIGTEDDYNEDFDFSDTVLSYINQMLMEEDMEDKTHMLQESLELQAKERSFYEALGKKYPPSPQQNLSITDQNGEIPDGYYSGSLYSSTSNVIDSSSYLIDPRLVSISSDHNSYYEQGLSVCNGTYSSISSSNSINNLVYGFLDSPVSPLHIPDIYNDSHLIWNFRKGVEEASKFLPTNNKLLDNVVISDLLPQEKSGCVAAQVEKRDEVGSSPTGPRGRKNPHRDDRDLEEERSSKQAAVYTESTVRSEEFDVILLHSMGDGREALTAYRESLKNARTKPPVQSKGFTVGKGGRGKKYSGKKEVIDLRSLLINCAQAVAADDCRSATELLKQIRFHSSPFGDGNQRLAHCFADGLEARLAGTGSQIYKALINKRTSAADFLKAYHLYLASCPFRKISGFTSNKTIIRKARNATRLHVIDFGILYGFQWPTLIQRIAAREGGPPKLRITGIEFPQPGFRPAERIEETGRRLSDYAKSFNVPFEYQAIAKKWETIRLEDLKLEKDEYLVVNCLYRFRNLHDLTESADSSRTLVLNLIREINPDIFIHGIVNGAYSAPFFVTRFREVLFHFSALFDMLEANVPREFPERMLIEREIFGREALNVIACEGWERVERPETYKQWQVRHLRARFTQIPFEQQEIMNTAVEKVRASYHKDFVIDQDNKWMLLGWKGRTIYALSCWTPI